A region of the Planctomycetota bacterium genome:
GCCAGCACCCTCGACAACACGGAGAATATCTGGTTCAACCTCCTGGACGGGCACAGTTACCGGCTGGACGTGGTGCGTGGGAGCGGGCAGGGCAACTTCCTGTGGGACTACGGCCTGGGGTGGCAGATGGTGCCGGAGCCCGACTCTGCCTTCCTGTTCTTGGCGGGGGTTGCCGTCCCGATGCTCCTGCGCCGGCGGCGGAGGCGATAGAGCCGGGCACGGGGCTACGGCGGGCAGGCCCGCGACGGTTGCGCTTCTGGGGATAGGCGGCATTGCCATGTTCCTGCGTCGGCGGAGACGGTAACGGACGGCTAAGCCGCCCACCTTCGTCCCGATGAATCGGGACTACGGCGTGGCAAGCAAGCGGCAAGGCCAAAAAGCGAACGGTCGGCGGGCGCGGGCTTTGAACCCCCGCGCCCGCTTTCTTGCGCGCCGGGTGTCAGAAGTTTTTCAGGAGGTCGGCGGCCTTGGCGGCGTCGCCGGCGGAATCGAGCGCCAGATAGCAGACGAAGCGGTCGCCGATGGCGGCGGCCGACAGGCCGCGCAGGTTGATGCCGGCGTCGGCGAGTTTGCGGGTCAGGCGCGCGCCGAGGCCTGCCTGGTCGGGCCCCTCGAGGCGGACGGAGTGGAGGCTGTCGGTCCTGGTGAAGCCGGCGGCCTTGGCGGCCTGGACGGCCTTGTCGCCCTTCAAGGGGGCGACGAAGAGGACGCCCGTGCCGGGCTTGTCGGGCGAGCGGCGAGCGATGACGAAGTCGAGGGCGGCGCCGGCCTTGGCAAGGGCCTCGAGTTTTTCGGCCAGACCGCCGGGCTTGTCCTGAATGCTCGCGGCCCAGACTTCCGTTTGCGTGACCTTCAGAGCCATGGCGCGACCTCCTTAAACGGGACGTTCCGGACTTGGTCGCCCGGCAATCCGGGCGGGCCTGTCTATAGGATACCCGAAGGGGGTGTCGAATGCGAGGGTGGAATGTGCGAAAAAGACCCCCGGGGTCTTTTCCCCGGGGTTTTTTCGCCGCCAAGAAAAAGGCGTGACAGGCAGGGGTCCGTTGGTATGATGGCCCCGTCCTTGGAAGGAAAGGCGACGAACATGAAACGGTTCCTGGCGGGTGTAGCGGCGGTTGTGATGTTGGCGGGATGGATGGGCGCGGTGGGGTCGGCGGCCGAGGGCGCCGAGATGCGCCTCGTGGTGCGGCCGCAGGCCGCGGGGACGGAGGTGCCGGTGGGCGCGAAGGTCGCGCTGCCGGCGGACCTGGCCGGGGCGGAGGCGGGAGCGCTCCGCGTCGAGATGGCGAGCGGCGGGAC
Encoded here:
- a CDS encoding PEP-CTERM sorting domain-containing protein (PEP-CTERM proteins occur, often in large numbers, in the proteomes of bacteria that also encode an exosortase, a predicted intramembrane cysteine proteinase. The presence of a PEP-CTERM domain at a protein's C-terminus predicts cleavage within the sorting domain, followed by covalent anchoring to some some component of the (usually Gram-negative) cell surface. Many PEP-CTERM proteins exhibit an unusual sequence composition that includes large numbers of potential glycosylation sites. Expression of one such protein has been shown restore the ability of a bacterium to form floc, a type of biofilm.), whose translation is ASTLDNTENIWFNLLDGHSYRLDVVRGSGQGNFLWDYGLGWQMVPEPDSAFLFLAGVAVPMLLRRRRRR
- a CDS encoding amino acid-binding protein, whose protein sequence is MALKVTQTEVWAASIQDKPGGLAEKLEALAKAGAALDFVIARRSPDKPGTGVLFVAPLKGDKAVQAAKAAGFTRTDSLHSVRLEGPDQAGLGARLTRKLADAGINLRGLSAAAIGDRFVCYLALDSAGDAAKAADLLKNF